ACACATGGACCCTGGTCTCCATTCCGGCCCCCTTCAGCCATGCAACCATTGCTCTGGTTTGGGTCAGACATGGTCACACCCTGCAGCACGCTCAGGTGAGCATGGTGACAGGACACACACCTTGATTCAAATAAAGCCATCCTGATGCTCAGGAGCCGCATGTGTCTGCGTGAGTGCTAAATCACCATCACTCCAGCACAGCTTGGGGGAACAAATCCAGAGCTGTCAGCTGGCTCCGTGTTCTCTGCTGCGTGAAAATTGTGCATGATGGAGGGGAATTACAGGTTTCTGTACCTGCTCTGCTCCTCGCCTCAGATGTAAAGCCTCGTGGCCAGCTGCTGGGTTGTGCCATGTGGGTGAGAGGCAGCTCTCAGGGTGAGAGCCCTGTGGTCAGGCtgaaggggctctgagcaccctcaTCTAGCAGCAGGTGTCCCagtttgttgcaggggagttggactagatggacTTTAAGGGTaccttccaattcaaatgattctatggcgAGGGCAATGGGCAGAGCATTAGGGCTGGCCCTGAGCACCAAGCAAGCAAACCTTTGCCCCTTCCCTAACTGGCTGCTGGTGGCACGGGTAGCCAAGGGCTGATGCACAACCTGGGAAATCCTCCTGCCTTGGTGGGGGAATTACTGTAGGGTCACACTTGGGGACCTGCAGGATGGGCACTGAGGAATCAGATGACCTCAGGCAGACCAGCAGCATCACATTTCCACCTCCAGAAGGGGAGAGGAGCACTTCAGTGCCCTGACGGAGGCTACACAGAGGATACCTAACAGTACAAGGGGACAGAAAGCGGCAGCAACTCCCGGATGAGAAAGCAAGAGTCATACAACTACCCACTGCACTGCAGGAAGTCTTTAATGCTACAGGTGATGCTGGCAGCACAGTGCAACAGCCAGAGGTGATGCCTCAGGGTCCTGTGTTGAGCAGCATGCCACTCATGCCTCCCAGGCACAGGCACTTGTCTTGGTGGTGGGCAGAAGGGCACTAGGGGCTGAGTCTGGCAGCCCCTCAAGGCAGCGCTCCGTGTTTCCGTCCCACCTCAATGAAGGCTTCCACACAGCGGTTGATGTCCTCGTCGCTATGCACGGCTGAGATTTGGACCCGGATGCGGGCTTTGCCCTTGGGGACCACAGGGTAGCTGAAGCCAATGACGTAAATGCCTGGAGAGGAAAAGCAtggagagctggagctggcCAGGAGGGAAGGCTGAGGTGACAGTGGGTGACAGAAAGGCTTCTGGCTCCCTGCTTCCATTGCTACATTCCTGCATGCAGGGCTTCCTGCCCCGCTCACCTCTGCTCAGCATGTCCTCAGCCATCACTGTAGCCAGCCGGGCATCCCCCAGCATGACAGGACAGATGGGGTGGTCCTTCCCTGAGATGGTGAAGCCGGCTGCTGTCATCTTGCTCCTGAACCTGGTGAGGAGAACAAGGGGATGAGTAGAACCCAGGCCACTGAGGGCTGGGTGCGATTCTAAATCTCGCCTCTGACATGCACACAGGCACACGAGGAGGAGGTGAGCAGAAGCACGGCCCCTCACCGTTGGGTCTTGGCAGCCATGGATTGTGCAATGGCATTGCTTTCCATGAGCAGGTCCAGGGCCTTGGAGGCGCAGCCCACCACGGCAGGGGGCAGACTGTTGGAGAAGAGGTAGGGGCGGGATCGCTGGCGGAGCAAATCGATGAGGGGCTTGGGGCCTGTTGTGTACCCACctgcagagggaggaaagggaaatgggCAAGGCACACCCAGGGTGACCTGTGCAGAGCGGGCAACTTGTTCCctgcagaagaaattttatCACAGATCaggcctaaaaaaaaaaaaaatcacagctgatgTCTTTTACCAAGAGTGTCCACCTTGACCTCAAGGGCAACTCCATCGGGAAGTCAAGAACTCAGCAGGACCTCCCTTGGCCCTGTGGCAGAGTCCCAGACTTCATGCCATGAGTGGAAAAGGAGAGCATGCATTGGATCTCTTTAGGGCATGGAGGGCCTCAGACAAGGAAATGCCTtcacctgctgctcctccaaGAGCTTTTCCCAGGGTAGAGTTGACAATGGTGACCTTATCCATCACTCCCAGGAGCTCATCGGTACCCctgcagaaaagagaatgtCACATCATCAGCCATGCCAGCATGCACTTGTGATGCTGCTCTTTTCCTCAAGGGGAAGCCAGGTATCTGGCCTCCCCCATTCTGGTAAAGGAGAAACACTTCACTGTGCTCTTTCAGCCCAAGCactgcctttcctttctcctgcagagAGGCTAAGGTGGGATTTCTTGAGGTAACAGGAAGGGGTTCATCATCTCTTCCAGATGGAAGAGTGCACAAAGTTCCCACAAATGTtttaggatgagaggtaatagcctcaagttgcactaggggaggttcaggttggattttacGAAAAAATTCTCCTCTGAATGAGTGAagaactggcacaggctgcccagggaggtgctggggtcaccatccccagaggtgttccagaaccgtgtggatatggcactgagggacatggtcagcgggcatggtggggataggCTGGTGGTTGATGATCCtggtgatcttttccaaccttaatgattctatgaatagtCTCAACAGAGCAGTAGCTCTACTGTGATTCTTGAATGTAGGACTTGCACAAGGCTCTGATGTGCCACATCTCGAATATACCAGGAAAAACAGTTACACAGATGGTGTAGTCAACATTCTTTGAGGTTGGCTGTGCACTTCGCCAATACACTGCCCTACTTGCACACAGGTCCACAGTGCCCACATCAAGGTCTACGCTGGTGGAACCAACAGGATGTATACAATatgctcttctgctttgtgtCTTCTAGCCTAAAAAGACAAGCCAGGGTATGGCATTTTGCCTCCCTACTGGCTCTCTTGACAACAGCAACATGGACATTAGGTCCTCATGAAGCACTCAATAGCCCTTCTCTATTCCTCTAGACATTGCGCACTCACAACAGTGCAAGGTGATGCCAGAAAACCCCCAAGACCCAAGGGAGTCCCTAACAGCAGTGAAGAGTGAAGCAGCCCCTTACCGGCCATTGGGACCGAGGAAGCCCGTGGCATGGCACTCGTCAATGAAGACTAGGGCATCATACTTCTGGGCCAGCTGGCAGATCTCCCGCAGAGGCGCGATGTCACCATCCATGGAGAAGGCACCATCGGTGGCCACCAGCCGTAGGCG
The Numida meleagris isolate 19003 breed g44 Domestic line chromosome 1, NumMel1.0, whole genome shotgun sequence genome window above contains:
- the GCAT gene encoding 2-amino-3-ketobutyrate coenzyme A ligase, mitochondrial isoform X1; translation: MWRGAAVRAVRAAGSSRAASGAAAAQLRRWLEGELEGIRGAGTWKSERVIASRQGPHLRLAGGGAGILNFCANNYLGLSSHPQVIRAAVQALEEFGAGLSSVRFICGTQSIHKDLEEKIARFHQREDAILYASCFDANAGIFEALLTPEDAVLSDELNHASIIDGIRLCKANKYRYKHMDMHDLEAKLQDAQKHRLRLVATDGAFSMDGDIAPLREICQLAQKYDALVFIDECHATGFLGPNGRGTDELLGVMDKVTIVNSTLGKALGGAAGGYTTGPKPLIDLLRQRSRPYLFSNSLPPAVVGCASKALDLLMESNAIAQSMAAKTQRFRSKMTAAGFTISGKDHPICPVMLGDARLATVMAEDMLSRGIYVIGFSYPVVPKGKARIRVQISAVHSDEDINRCVEAFIEVGRKHGALP